The Prinia subflava isolate CZ2003 ecotype Zambia chromosome 21, Cam_Psub_1.2, whole genome shotgun sequence genome window below encodes:
- the HIPK4 gene encoding homeodomain-interacting protein kinase 4 has translation MVTLVVGAECYDIMAMVGKGTFGQVIQGQCRSTGDMVAIKILKNRDHSGQIVKNELRLLQALREGNTKDSHIVHFLESFSDTVWTYLVFELLQQNLFDFQKQNNFSPLPVRHIRTITAQVLVALVKLKELSIVHADLKPENIMLVDHARYPFRIKLVDFGSAILLPEACHVQEPYIQTRFYRAPEILLGLPFCEKVDIWSLGCVMAELHLGWPLYPGNDEYDQVCYICSTLGLPRGELLCAAQKTRSFFQYVPCSAGTWQLKPPRKVTAKPMERREHIFSSLDQLAVVNVCPVPDPGQEELAERCDLYRMVELVKRMLTWDSHERITPSAALHHPFISMQEMKASFEATRYYQLSQEDLRASCEDSSTAEIFSSTGAFIPASQRGIQKATAQMDGLSLAKPAGDTGDKHQQDICQAPSPTCCGSQYCQHNWCPQMEPTDGHLSVLGSPSKMRQYNHCSGSPVVGGIIEQHLPARCSSSSCAKSLWHSQRH, from the exons ATGGTGACATTAGTGGTAGGTGCCGAGTGCTATGACATAATGGCCATGGTGGGGAAGGGGACATTTGGACAGGTGATCcaggggcagtgcaggagcacTGGGGACATGGTGGCTATCAAGATCCTGAAGAACCGTGATCACAGTGGCCAGATAGTGAAGAAcgagctgaggctgctgcaggcctTGCGGGAGGGGAACACCAAGGACTCTCACATCGTCCATTTCCTCGAGTCCTTCAGCGACACGGTCTGGACCTACCTGGTCTTcgagctgctgcagcaaaaccTCTTTGACTTCCAAAAGCAGAACAACTTCTCACCGCTGCCGGTGCGGCACATCCGCACCATCACAGCGCAGGTGCTGGTGGCGCTGGTCAAGCTGAAGGAACTCTCCATCGTCCACGCTGACCTGAAGCCAGAGAACATCATGCTGGTGGACCACGCCCGCTACCCCTTCCGCATCAAGCTGGTCGACTTCGGCTCGGCCATCCTCCTCCCCGAGGCCTGCCACGTGCAGGAGCCCTACATCCAAACCCGCTTCTACCGGGCCCCGGAGATCTTGCTAGGGCTGCCCTTCTGTGAGAAGGTGGACATCTGGTCTTTGGGCTGTGTGATGGCCGAGCTGCACCTGGGCTGGCCGCTGTACCCCGGCAATGACGAATACGACCAGGTGTGCTACATCTGCtccaccctggggctgccccggggcgagctgctctgtgctgcccagaaGACAAGGTCCTTCTTCCAGTATGTGCCGtgttctgctggcacctggcagCTCAAACCACCAAGGAAGGTGACGGCAAAGCCAATGGAGAGGAGGGAGCACATCTTCTCCTCGCTGGATCAGCTGGCGGTGGTGAATGTCTGCCCGGTGCCTGACCCtggccaggaggagctggccgAGCGCTGTGATCTGTACAGGATGGTGGAGCTGGTCAAGAGGATGCTCACTTGGGACTCTCACGAGCGAATCACACCCAGCGCTGCCCTTCATCATCCCTTCATCTCCATGCAGGAGATGAAGGCCAGCTTTGAGGCCACCCGGTACTACCAGCTCAGCCAGGAAGACCTGAGGGCATCCTGTGAGGATTCCAGCACAGCCGAGATCTTCTCCAGCACAGGTGCCTTCATCCCTGCCAGCCAGAGAGGCATCCAGAAGGCCACTGCCCAGATGGATGGGCTCAGCCTGGCTAAgccagctggggacactggtgACAAACATCAGCAGGACATCTGCCAAGCGCCCAGCCCCACCTGCTGTGGAAGCCAGTACTGTCAGCATAACTGGTGTCCCCAGATGGAGCCCACCGATGGCCACTTGTCTGTGCTGGGGTCTCCCAGCAAAATGAGACAGTACAACCACTGCAGTGGCAGCCCAGTCGTTGGTGGCATCATAGAACAGCACCTGCCTGCAAGATGCTCCAGCTCATCCTGTGCCAAG AGCCTGTGGCACTCCCAGCGCCACTGA